From Bifidobacteriaceae bacterium, a single genomic window includes:
- a CDS encoding ABC transporter ATP-binding protein — MTTLLTVRDLTVTYSTESGPVHAVRGAALDVERGSTLAIVGESGSGKTTLASGIVGLLPSDAAVKGSAVLDGKELLGRGKQSWRAVRGKRIGYVPQDPMLALNEVWSVGHHFRETVAAHGLAPRHRWRALTVERLAEAGLDDPERAVNQFPHQLSGGMRQRVAIALALLARPELIIADEPTSALDVVVQKRVLDHLQLLTSKLGTTLILITHDLGLVADRSEYVAVMKDGAVVETGRTAEVIAAPEHPYTRLLLSAVPKLSSAAAREAAVSADSPPSLELRSLTKDFPVRRGLGAVLRGTRRRLLRAVDQVDLTVASGQCVALVGESGSGKTTVARLILGLEKATSGDAVFPSAREAGSASANSRRGAWLAHRAKVQAVFQDPYGSLDPQFTVARTLEEPLVIHGRGGPADRRRRAEELLSLVDLPRELAGRYPSELSGGQRQRVAIARALALEPEVLVLDEAVSALDVLVQAQILESLRELRRRLALAMLFITHDLAVVAEIADQVAVISRGRIVEAGPVPEVFANPSHPYTRELLDAVPGREKLLV, encoded by the coding sequence ATGACAACGCTGTTGACGGTCCGTGACCTGACCGTGACGTACAGCACCGAGAGCGGCCCGGTACACGCGGTGCGCGGTGCGGCGCTGGACGTGGAGCGTGGTTCCACGCTCGCCATTGTCGGTGAGTCCGGATCCGGGAAAACAACGCTGGCCAGCGGCATAGTGGGCCTGTTGCCTTCCGATGCCGCGGTCAAGGGGTCCGCGGTGTTGGACGGCAAGGAACTGCTGGGACGCGGGAAGCAGTCGTGGCGGGCGGTGCGGGGAAAGCGGATCGGCTACGTGCCACAGGACCCCATGCTGGCGCTCAACGAGGTCTGGTCGGTGGGGCATCATTTCCGTGAGACTGTGGCCGCGCACGGCCTGGCGCCGCGGCACAGATGGCGGGCCCTGACTGTGGAGCGCCTGGCGGAGGCCGGCCTGGATGATCCGGAACGAGCTGTCAACCAGTTTCCGCATCAGCTTTCGGGCGGGATGCGCCAGCGCGTGGCAATAGCGTTGGCGCTCTTGGCCCGGCCGGAGTTGATCATTGCGGACGAGCCGACCTCGGCGTTGGACGTGGTGGTGCAAAAGCGCGTCCTGGACCACTTGCAGCTCCTGACCAGCAAACTAGGCACCACGCTGATCCTGATCACACACGATTTGGGGTTGGTGGCGGACCGGTCCGAATATGTGGCGGTCATGAAAGACGGCGCGGTGGTGGAGACCGGTCGGACGGCCGAGGTGATTGCGGCGCCGGAGCACCCGTACACGCGGCTGCTGTTGTCCGCGGTGCCCAAGCTGAGTTCTGCGGCGGCACGGGAGGCGGCCGTGTCGGCCGATTCGCCGCCTTCGCTGGAGTTGCGTTCCCTGACCAAGGATTTCCCCGTGCGGCGCGGCCTGGGCGCTGTGCTGCGCGGCACCCGCCGCCGGTTGCTGCGGGCGGTCGACCAGGTCGATTTGACGGTGGCTTCCGGTCAATGCGTGGCCTTGGTCGGTGAATCCGGTTCCGGGAAAACCACAGTGGCGCGGTTGATCCTGGGCCTGGAAAAGGCGACTTCCGGCGACGCGGTGTTCCCGTCCGCCAGGGAGGCGGGCTCTGCGAGCGCCAATTCCCGGCGCGGTGCCTGGTTGGCCCACCGGGCCAAGGTGCAGGCCGTGTTCCAAGACCCCTACGGTTCGCTGGACCCGCAGTTCACCGTGGCCCGAACGTTGGAGGAGCCCCTGGTGATCCACGGCCGCGGCGGACCGGCCGACCGGCGGCGCCGGGCCGAAGAACTGCTGTCGCTAGTGGATCTGCCACGCGAACTGGCGGGGCGCTACCCGTCTGAGCTGTCCGGCGGCCAACGCCAACGGGTGGCCATAGCGCGCGCCTTGGCCCTGGAACCGGAGGTGCTGGTGCTAGACGAGGCTGTTTCCGCCTTGGACGTGCTGGTCCAAGCCCAGATTCTGGAGAGCCTGCGCGAACTGCGGCGCCGGTTGGCGCTCGCCATGCTGTTCATCACGCATGACTTGGCGGTGGTGGCGGAGATCGCGGATCAGGTGGCCGTCATCTCGCGTGGGCGCATAGTCGAGGCGGGACCCGTTCCGGAAGTGTTCGCCAACCCGAGCCACCCGTACACCCGGGAACTGCTGGACGCGGTGCCGGGGCGCGAGAAACTACTCGTCTGA
- a CDS encoding dipeptidase produces the protein MTQQHGIDPNWSPEVAAAVAEALAEAPVFDGHNDLPAVLRARAGYSVADLDVEAAWRHTDLPRLRRGGVGAQFWSAWVPPSLPAGDAVQATLEQIDAIHRLAAAYPKDFAFARTAADVRAAWSSGRIASLIGIEGGHSIGRSLAVLRTFAQLGARYLTLTHTSSIEWADSGTDEEHVDGLNDEGRAVVAELNLLGVLVDLSHTAESTQLAALAATRAPVIFSHSSAKAVADHPRNVSDAVLQLLAAGGGVALVTFVPDFISPALAEWSLGFREHLKEIADGAGGGFGGFWKSAPLPGETPADTLARQAGAAGADSAPADFAALTRKWEEKHPRPAVGIEDAVRHVEHIREVAGIDHVGLGGDYDGVPFQPEGLEDVAGYPRLLAALAERGWSATDLSALTGRNVLRVLQDAEDAAR, from the coding sequence ATGACACAGCAACACGGCATCGACCCAAATTGGTCACCCGAGGTGGCCGCCGCCGTGGCGGAAGCCCTCGCGGAGGCGCCCGTGTTCGACGGCCACAACGACCTTCCGGCGGTGCTGCGCGCACGGGCTGGCTACTCGGTGGCTGACCTGGACGTGGAGGCCGCCTGGCGGCATACCGACCTGCCGCGTCTGCGGCGAGGCGGAGTTGGCGCCCAGTTTTGGTCCGCCTGGGTGCCACCGTCGCTGCCCGCCGGGGACGCGGTTCAGGCCACGCTGGAGCAGATCGACGCGATCCACCGCCTGGCGGCCGCCTACCCCAAAGACTTCGCGTTCGCCCGGACTGCGGCGGACGTGCGCGCCGCCTGGTCCTCAGGACGAATCGCGTCCCTGATCGGCATTGAGGGCGGCCATTCGATTGGCCGCTCGTTGGCGGTGCTACGGACGTTTGCCCAGCTAGGGGCGCGCTACTTGACGTTGACCCATACTTCTAGCATCGAGTGGGCGGATTCGGGCACGGACGAGGAGCACGTCGACGGCCTGAATGATGAGGGCCGGGCCGTGGTCGCGGAGCTCAACCTCCTGGGCGTGTTGGTGGATCTGTCGCACACAGCGGAAAGCACGCAGTTGGCCGCGTTGGCGGCGACCCGCGCGCCGGTGATCTTCTCGCATTCCTCGGCCAAAGCGGTGGCGGACCACCCGCGCAACGTGTCCGATGCCGTGTTGCAACTCTTGGCCGCCGGTGGCGGGGTGGCGCTGGTCACCTTTGTGCCGGACTTCATCTCCCCGGCACTGGCGGAATGGTCGCTGGGGTTCAGGGAACACCTGAAGGAGATCGCCGACGGAGCGGGCGGCGGTTTTGGGGGCTTTTGGAAGTCTGCGCCGCTGCCCGGCGAAACCCCGGCGGACACGCTCGCGCGGCAGGCTGGCGCCGCGGGAGCAGATTCGGCCCCGGCAGACTTTGCGGCCCTGACGCGGAAATGGGAAGAGAAGCACCCCAGGCCAGCGGTGGGAATCGAAGACGCGGTCCGGCATGTGGAGCACATCCGGGAGGTAGCGGGCATTGACCATGTGGGATTGGGCGGGGATTATGACGGCGTGCCGTTCCAGCCGGAGGGTCTAGAGGACGTGGCGGGCTATCCGCGCTTGCTTGCGGCACTGGCGGAGCGGGGCTGGTCCGCGACTGATCTGTCCGCTTTGACCGGCCGCAACGTATTGCGGGTGCTGCAAGACGCGGAGGACGCCGCGCGGTAA